ATATTGTGAATCCCAACCGCAACAGGGCACAGAATTCTGGATTGAAATTCCAGTGCAACCCATTGGTAGCCCCCTCGATAGCCTCCTCACCTCTCCCTCGGCAGCAGTCCCCAACCTGACTATTTGAGTTTCTATGCCTAGGAATTGGGAGCAGAAAGAGTGTTTTCGATCGCGGCTTCTGCTTCATGGGCGATCGCTCGTAATTGGTCGATGGTTTCCGGTTTCACCTGTTCCCATAACCCGCGTTGATGGGCTTCCAATAATCGTTCTGCCATATCGCGTAAGGCCCAAGGATTTTTCTCCTGAACAAAAGCTTGGACTTTTTCATCCAAGAGATAGGCGTTGGCAACTCCTTGATACATGTGGTTTTCCACACAATGAGCTGTAGCATCGTAGGCAAACAAGTAGTCGAGGGTCGCGGCCATTTCAAAGGCTCCCTTGTAGCCATGCCGCATCACGCCTTCAAGCCACTTGGGATTCACCACACGCGAACGATAAACACGGGCGATTTCTTCCTGGAGCTTGCGGATTTTGGGGTTTTGGGGTAGCGAATGATCGCCAAAATAAGTTTGGGGATTTTTGCCAGTGAGCGATCGCACTGCTGCTGTTAAGCCGCCTTGGAATTGGTAATAGTCGTCAGAGTCTAGTAGGTCGTGTTCGCGGTTGTCTTGGTTGTGCAACACCACCTGCATTTGTTGTAAGCGTTGCTCAAAGGCTTCTGGGGCAGCTCGACCTTCGCCGTTGCGCGTGTAGGCGTAACTGCTCCAATTGATATAAGCCCGCGCTAAATCTTGATCGTCTGTCCAATTTTGCGCTTCGATTAAACCTTGCAAACCCGCGCCATAAGCTCCTGGTTTGGAACCAAAGACCCGATAGTGCGATCGCTGCTCTGCCTGTTCTGGCGTTAAGCCTGCGGATTGCCAGCGCTGGGTTTCTTGCTGCACCTGAGCCGCTAACGGATTTTGGTCGGGTAGTTCTGGCAAGGCGGCTACGGCTGTCACTGCTTGATCAAACAGATCGATCAAATTGGGGAAAGCATCGCGGAAAAAGCCTGACACCCGTAAAGTCACATCCACACGGGGTCGCCCCAAGACAGAGACGGGTAAAATCTCGAAATCCACCATGCGCCGCGATGGCCCTTCCCAAATTGGCTGGACTCCCAGTAAAGCCAAGGCTTCGGCAATATCATCACCGCCCGTCCGCATCGTAGAAGTGCCCCAAACTGATAAACCAATGGTCTTGGGATACTCCCCGTTGTCCTGGGTATAGCGTTCAATTAAAGCTGCCGCCGCCTTGCGTCCCACATCCCAAGCACTCTCGGTCGGAATGGCGCGAATATCAACCGAGTAAAAGTTGCGTCCGGTGGGTAACACTTCTGGACGACCACGGGTAGGGGCACCAGAAGGCCCACTCGGAACATATCCTCCTGCCAACCCTCGCAATAAATGAGTGATCTCTTGCGGCGTTTGTTGCAGTTTGGGCAATAGAACTGTTTCAATCCAATTTATTTCTGCTTGGGTGTGAGGTGGTAGGCGATCGCCAGCTTGCCCATTCATCACCTGCTCTACCAGAAAAGCCGCTTGTTGCTCCAACAACTCCACGACATCTCCCAAAGTCCGACAAGTCGATAGCTCTTGCTTAAGATCCGAAGGCGATAGTGAACTGTCTATGGCTGGGAGTTCTGCTACCCACTCAAACGGACTGCCTAAATCAGCCATGAGTGGATCAAGATCGAGACCCCAATCTTTGGCTAAGGCACGAGTTAAACCGATGTGACCTGATCCTGGATGCCGTGCGATCGCCACAATCAAATCCCGCAGTTGGCGACCTTCCGGACAGCGGCCAAAGATATGCAACCCATCTCTGATTTGAGCTTCTTTCAGTTCGCATAGATACCCATCGGCTCGCGTCAGAAATTCTGCAAGTTGCTCCTGAACTTGGGCCGCGTTGAACTCAATACCCAAATCCTGATGCAGGTTCTCCTGCAAAACTAGGTGGGTGATGCGATCGCGAATTACAGGTAAGCGAGTTGGATCTAGGCTTTGGGCTTCGTAATATTCATCAATTAAGCGCTCTAACTGTTGCAAGGGGCCGTAGAGTTCAGCGCGGGTCATGGGGGGAGTGAGATGATCCAAAATCACCGCTTGCGATCGCCGCTTTGCCTGCGCCCCTTCTCCGGGGTCATTGACAATAAACGGGTACAGGTGAGGCAAGGGGCCAAAAGCAACTTCTGGATAGCAATTTTCCGACAGCGCCAGACTTTTGCCAGGAAGCCATTCTAAGTTGCCATGCTTCCCGACATGAACGATCGCCTGCACTTGAAAGTGTTGTCGCAACCAGTAATAGAACGCCAGATAAGCATGGGTTGGCTCTAGATCAGGCGCGTGATAGTTCAGCGTGGGGTCTAAGTCATAGCCCCGCGCGGGTTGAATCCCAACAAAAACGTTACCAAGCTGTAAACCAGAAATAGGAAAAGCCGTTGCTGGTAAGTTAGGATTCTCAGAATTTGGCTCAGAACTTGGCTCAGAGTAAGTGACGGCAGGTGCACCCCAGCGATCGCGCATCCCCTGTTGCACCGATGCAGGCAAAGCAGAAAAATACTCCTCGTACTCAGGCAAAGCTAAACTCTGTTGCACCGAGCGTAATTCATATCCTTCAGGGTCGTTCGTGACTCCGGCAGTTAAGCGCTGAATCAGTTCCTCACTGCTTTGAGGCAAATCTGCCACTTGATAACCCGCCTGTTCTAGAGCCTTAAGAATGTCTACGCAGCTCGTTGGCGTATCTAAGCCCACGCCATTCGCCAGTCGGCCATCGCGGGTAGGGTAGTTTGCCAGAATTAAGGCAATTCGGCGTTCTGCGGGTGGGGTTTGTCTCAGCGCCACCCAATGAGCCGCTAGATCCGTGACAAATTCAATGCGATCGCGAACAGGTTGATAACCCACCACATCCGTTTGCAAATCTGGGTTGCGAACTTGTACTGCTTTAAAGGACACCGCACGGCTAATAATACGGCCATCCACTTCGGGTAAAGCCACATTCATCGCGGTATCTCGTGGCGACAATCCCCGATACTCGGCTTCCCATTGCTTTACCGTACCGCCGCTCAAGATCACTTGTAGAACGGGCACGTCCAACCGCTGCCATAGCTCCAGATTCGGAGTTTCGGTTTCCAACTTAGCCAGCGAAAAACTTGTGGCATTCAGCAACACTTGAATTGGCGGAGCATCTGGTGGCTGGAAGTATTTCAACAGCTCTGTTTGTAAGTCAGGATCGCGCAGGGATGGCACAAAGATGGGCATAGGAGCTAACCCGCGATCGCTCAAGGCTTGGCACAAGGCATCAATTGGAGCGGTGTTGCCTGCGAGGTAGTGGGCGCGGTAGAACAGTAAGCCTGCTTTGGGGAGGGATGAAGGAGGAAGGATGAGGGATGAAGGAGGAAGGGAGTGAGAGCGCCAGGGGTAGAGGCCGATTTGGGGGACTGGTTGGGGTAGGGCGGGAGTGTAGTCTTGGTTGAGACCGATTTTGACGGCAAACTTGAGGGCGTTGACCATGTTGGTGATGCCGCCCTCGGTGAAGTAGCGCCAGAGTTGATTCACTGCTGTCAGGGGTGCGGTGGAGTGACTGACCAAATCTGGATCGGGGCGATCGTCTCCTGGCAAAACGATGAGAGTGGCTTGGGTGCGCTGAACAATGTCTTTAACGACTTCAAAACCGTAAGACCAATAAGACCGTCCTCCTAGCAAGCGCAACACAATGACCGGGGCTGACTCCAAAACATCCTCAGCATAGGTATCAATGGTGAGTTGCTGCTGTAGCTGTAACAAGTTCACCACTCGGATAGCTGGAAAGCCTGGGGGTAGCTGGGGTAGAGCTTGGGCTAGGGTCTGGATGTCGGTATCTGCCGCCGTTAGCAGGACTACGGGTGCGGGTGTTTGCTCAATAAAAATGACCCCCTCTGCTTGGGGATTCCAACCGCCAGGGGTAGCAGCCAAACGATGCATGATGGTTTCTAGTTCTAAAAATTGCTTGCACTGAAACTCGCTCTCCTCCACGGATCTGGAGAGGAGTTGATTAAGATATGCTGATTATTAACTGAATCATCCCGTCAGGCTCTATCTTTGGTAACTCAAAAGCTTTATGCCTTGTTTTGGCCGAGCATTAACCCAGCAATCTAGTTACTGAGTATTTGATGGTTTGTGTGTGGTTAAAGCCATGCTGCATCGTACCAGCTTACAGTGTTTCTCATAACTGAGCATTACATGTCAAACTTCGAGCGGTTCTGAGATTCCTAGCTTTAGGGCAGAAAAGCTGTTGAGTTTAGTTGTTGAGTGCAGTCTAAGGCCGTGAAAAATGCTGTGGGTGAAGATTGAGCGCGAAGGTTGACAGAGTCAGGCGACTAACTTGTGTGAACGAACCTGAAAATGCCTAGTTTCCCAGCTTCAGCAGTACGTCGAACCTTGCCTGGTGCAACCTTCGGCCAGCTATACGATCTTCTCCAGCAAATGGCTGCGGCGATCGCCCCCCAAACAACTGTAACTGTGCTGACTGAAGCCATTCTTGCCTCCCTTCCAGACCTGCTGAAGTTGGAAATAGCTCGGTTTGTGGTAGTAGTTTCCGAGCCATTTAGTGCGCTGCTGCTTGCCAAAACTGCTGAACCTCAGGCCACTAGTGAGTACGCGGCTGAATCGGTTTACGAACTCGATCTAACATTTGATCCAGAGTCGATCGCCGAGTTTTTGTCCCAAATCAGCAACTGCTTTACCTCACCTTCCGATGTGGTTGGCACGCTAGAGCAACTTTGCCAACGACTTCGCCCGAATGATGCCAAAATCCAAAGTGACTTTACGTTGCAATTAGTCGAGCGACTAGCGATCGCGGCTCAATCACCCCAAACACTAGACAGCAATTACCCAGCCGTATCCGTTTGCCAACCTGTGGAAGAAGCTTTGCGCCAGCAGGTAGAGCAAGAACGCTTACTCCATCAAGTGATCACCCAAGTTCGCCAAAGCTTGGAGTTGTCCACCATTTTAGAAACGGCAGTGCAGCAAGTGCGCCCTTTTCTGCAAGCCGATCGCCTGGTTATTTATCAATTTGATGCTCATCTAGCTTCGCTAAACCCGAATCCTAACGCTCCCATCAACTCAGAGCACTTGCAAGAACACTTGCAAACATTGCGGCCCGGTTATGGCTGCATTACCTACGAAGCCTGTGCCTCCGCCAATATTCCTTCGGTGCTGCATGTGGCAGAAGAGGAAAACTGCTTTGTCGGGATTCCGAATTGCCAAGCAAAGTATTGCCAAGGCTACACGTTAGCCGTCAATGATGTCGCTGCCACCTACGTTCTATCGCCCTGTTTGTTAGAGCTGTTGCGTCGCCATCAGATTGTGGCGAAGTTGGTGGCTCCGATTGTGGTGCAGGGCCAATTGTGGGGGTTGCTGATTGCCCACCAGTGCTTTGCGCCGAGGGAGTGGCAAGAAAGTGAAAAGACATTTTTGCAGCGGATTGCCGAGCACTTAGCGATCGCCATTGACCAAGCCCAGCTTTACGCTCAGTTGCAGCAGCAAAAGGAAACCCTGGAAGAACGAGTAATCGAACGCACCCAAGAGCTGCATGATGCTTTGGCTGTGGCTCAATCGGCCAGCCGCGCTAGAAACGACTTTTTGGCGACGATGAGCCATGAATTGCGAACCCCACTGACCTGTGTGATCGGCATGTCAGCCACCCTCTTGCGTTGGTCTTTTGGGCACTTGAGCGATCGCCAACGCCACTATCTACAAACCATCCACGACAGCGGCGAACATTTACTGGCATTGATCAACGACATTTTAGATTTGTCTCAGGTAGAAGCAGGCAAAGCCACCCTCAATATTAGTGAGTTCTCGTTGACTCACCTGCTGAATCAAAGCTTGCAAACCCTCCAAGACAAAGCCGAATTCAACGGCATTGAGCTAATCAACGAGGTCAACATTGCGGCGACAGGCGATCGCTTTACCGCCGACCAGCGCCGACTCAAGCAGGTGCTGCTCAACCTCCTGAGTAATGCAATTAAGTTCACTCCTGAAGGAGGGCGGGTAACACTGAGGGCTTGGCTAGAAGCAGGGAAAGCGGTGCTGCAAGTGGAAGACACAGGCATTGGCATTCCAGAGCACCAACGGCCCCTGCTGTTTCAAAAATTTCAGCAATTAGACACCTCTTACCAGCGCAAGTATGAAGGCACAGGGCTAGGTCTGGCATTGACCAAACAATTGGTAGAACTGCATGGCGGCTGGATTGATGTAGATTCTACGGTCGAGATCGGCTCTGTTTTTACAGTTCATCTTCCTGCCCAAGTTCTGCCTACCTCCAGTGCTATCAATCCTACTAATGCCAATCACAGCAATTCTCAAGGGCGTATTGTTCTGATTGAAAACCACGAAGAAAGCGCGATGCTGATCTGCGATCTGCTGACGGCAGCGGGCTACCAAGTGGTGTGGCTAGTAGACGGTTCAACCGCAGTGAAGCAAATCGAAATCTTGCATCCAGTAGTCGTGGTCGCAGACATGCAACTGCCTGGGATGGATGGATACGAGGTGATGCACTATCTACGGACTTCACCCACCACTCAATCTCTCAAAATTTTAGTTTTAACCACTCACTGCCCCGATAAAGCTGATTCCCATTACTTAGAAGCAGGGGCAGACGACTGTTTAGAGAAACCTATTGAACCGGAACAGCTGTTATATAAGGTAGCAGCATTGATCGACGCAACCAACATAGCCCCCACAGAAGCTCATACTGCGGAAAATGCATCTATCCGTTAAGCAAGGGCGAGCACCTCAAAGCTGGATAACTCAGATTGACAGGCTAGCCCAAAAACTCCCCAATCTCCTGCCGCAACCGATAAACAATCGTATTTGGTTCAATTTGGCTCAAAATATCCTGAATCGCCGTGTTTGGCCCTTGTGGTCCCCAAGTACAGCCTTGCTCCAAATAAACCTGCGCCGCCCGTCCGATCGCATAAGCTCCATACCCAGCAGCCGCCGCTTGCACCACCGCAACCCCAGCATAGGCAGAAAAGTTAGCAGGGTTCTCGCCCGAAGCGATCGCTACGCTGCTCTTGCCCAAACCCAACAAAACACCACTGCCCAATTCACTCAGCAGCAAACTGCCAGAACTGAGCAAAATCGTTTTCCAGAGCTTTCCAGCTTCGTAGCGAGTCATCGGTAAGCCGTAGAGACGCGCCAACTCTCGAATTAGCGTTAAATCCGCAACCACTCCCCCAGCCAAATCCAGGAAGGCAATTGGATTGAGAGCGATCGCCATTGCTTTATAACGAGTAAATTTCCAAATCAGCGCCTCAGCTTCTGGGCTGCATAGCTCAATCGTCGTTTGGGCAATCTTGGTTTCAGCTTCCCGTGCTTGTCGCAAGGCATTCAAAGCTAAAAGCGATCGCCCTTCCCGATTCAGCAGGGTTAGCAGTTTGTCTTGTAACGGCTCAATTTGGGGCGGTGGCGATTCCCACTCATAGGTGACACGACCATCGGGCCATTCTACTCGCACTTGCAACGGGGCAGGCTCAGCAGCCACCATGACAATCTCGTCAGTCGAGAGCAGTTGCTGTAGGCGTCGGCTATCTCTGCTGTTAGCTCCTAGTTGCTGTAGATTTTTATAAATCGCTTGGCGATCGCGATCGGGATACAGATCAATTTTGTTGAATACCAAAAGCAGCGGTTTTTGAGTTTCTCGCAATTCGCACAGCGCTTGATATTCAGTGCGAGTAATATCACCAGAGACTACGAATAAAATTAGATCGGCTTGGCGAGCCACATCGCGGGCCATCTTGGCACGGGCTTGTCCTTGCACCTCATCGAGGCCAGGGGTGTCAATCAGTTCAACTTGTACCTTGCTTTCGACATTTGGCACCCAACGCACCGATCGCGGCCACTGGGTCACGCCATTTAGCGGCCCCGTTTGCAAAACTTTTTGCCCCAACAGAGCATTCAATACGGCAGATTTCCCTCGACTCACCAACCCAAACGTGGCAATCCGAATTACTCCTTGGTCCAGCTTGTTTAGAGTGGCTGACAAACCTTCCAGCTCTGTTTGCAAAGCTGCTTGCAGCTCTAAATTATTCGGCAGCTTAAATTGCCGCAGTCGCTGGTTGTGCCGCGACAAAATCTCTCGCAAACTGGCTCTGGCTCGACTGAAGTGCGATTCTTGCCGAGCCGAAGGGGCAGAACTGGGGGCAGATTGAAAGTTGGCGGGGGCGTTAGGTTGAGAGGAGGGAGGATGACTCAAGGCTAGTACTGGAAAGACTGACCGCAGTTCTATTCTCCTCTACTAGCTCCAATTCGTGGCTAGCTAACTGGAGGTTTGGTAACGGTATAGATGCCAAGGGCAGAGTTGGCTCGATCGCTGCGGTTAATTGCAATGGAGGTTGCGACTGAGGCGAGGGGTTTGGCGCAAAGGACGCAAAGCGCTCTGTCACCTGCTTCACCAAAGCTTGAACGAAACTTCTCTGCTGAGTTTGGTGGAATACGCTTTTGAGAACTTGAGTCAGGCGATCGAGACTTAGGGGATTTTCGGATTCTGGGGAAATAGAGGCACTTTGTTCCTCGAAGTATTCGCTTAAGCTCAATCCAGCCAGGCGAGTCAAGTAAGCAGCACTGGCACCCTGGACTCCACCACCTGCTACATAGGTAATCGCATGGCTCTTGAGCACCGTGCCGATCGCCTGGGTAGAGAGTTCTACTAAGCCTAATTTCAGCAGTAGGCTAGCCATTGTCTTAGCAATCGTTTGCGCTTGCTGTAAGGAAAACTTCTGCTGATAAATGGCACTCAGGTCTAGGACTAACTGAGCGTTAATTGCGGTAGTGGCTAAGAGATCTAAGGCTGGTACTGGGTTAGCAAACGCTGTGGCTGCGGCGATCCATTGGTATTGCTCAATGAGTGGTAAGGCGCGATCGCGACGGACTTGATTTAGCACGGCCTGCACCTCTGCCTTCAAAGCAATCGCGCTCCGCCAAGTCGTGGCCCAAACCAATTGCTGTCTCTCTTGAGTTAGAAGCTGTTGTAACCGCTCGCAGAGCCAATTAACGTCGGGTTGAGGCTGCTCCATCCACTCCTGCACCGAACCATCTGCCTGATGTTGGCGAACCTTCAAAGGATTGGGTACTGCCGCGATCGCCATCACATCAGCACTGTTTAAGTAATCTTGAGTGCGCGTTTGCAGTTGCCTGAGCACGAGCGATCGCTCAGTGGGTAAATACTGATCTTGCTTATTCAAAACCAGGAGTAGGCGCTGATTAGCAGCAGACAGTTGCTGCACCACCTGCAACTCAGACTCAGTCAAATCTCCTGCCACCACAAAGATGACTGCATCTGCGGCTTGAGCCTCAGCGATCGTATCCACATCAAGGGTAGAAGCCTCTGCTGCCAGTAGAGCGGGGAGATCTTGCCAAGCAACAGGTTGCGACACAGCAGCCAATCCTTGTGCTTGCAGCACCTGAACGAGAGAAGTTTTGCCAACCGCTTGCCCCCCTACCACAGCGACTCGAAGTTCTTGCCGCTCTAGCTCCGGTGTCAAAGCCTGGAGTTGCGCTTCTAGTATCGGAATGCGGGCAATGGTTTCAGGACGTACCTTTTCTAAGGTGGCTACTTCCGCCTGTAAGCGATGAATTCTGTCTTCAACCTCCGCAAGACTTTGATCTACCTGTAGACGGCTCACAGGAGCCGCTGGAGCAGAAATGGCAGCAATTTGAGCGCTAGGTTTCTGAAGGAACCAAAACCCCGTCCCTGCCGCGATCGCCCCTAGCGTAACTAAACCACTCACTTCTGCCAGCGAGTGCGCCATAGTTTCTAGAAACCACAGCCCAAAGGTAAGACCTACTCCCCCAACCAACACAGGTCGCCGCCACAGGACAGTCATAGAATTACAAGCGATTGATAAAGAATTTTTTGAGGATTACTGGCCTTAGTAGTATCACTTCTACGGCAAAAAATTCCATGCCTGACTAAAAGTGTTACTCATCCAGTTTTGCAGTGCCCTAGATACCTCTATTCTACGAGGAGAATTCTGCTTCTACTCAGACACCCAAGGCTTCTACGATTGCAAAATATCAATATCTCAACACTAAAAAACAAAGCTCCGTAGCAATTAACTACAGAGCTTTGTTTTTATTTGGTGGCGGGGCATGGATTTGAACCATGGACCTTCGGGTTATGAGCCCGACGAGCTACCAGACTGCTCTACCCCGCGTCGGCTTTATTACTATAACCAAAAGCTTCTGAGATTGCAACCCCCAATTTCTAAATTAGGGATAATTCACCCAAAACGTCTAAACGCTTGAATGCGCTCAGGGTAATAAAGCTTTCGGTTAGAGCCTCTGCGATCGCTGGAGTCACCCAACCGAGCTGCTTGAGGATGTGAATTGCGGCTGCGTACTTGGCTCGCTTTGCTCCGTCCACCACCTTAATGGCTAACCCTAAGCCCTCCCCGACTCGACCAATGCACTGCACACCTTCCGCACCCGATTTGCTGACCAACTCGCCTTGCGTTAAACGCATGACCTCGGTGTCAAACTCACCTTCCCCTGCCACCATATTCGGGTGATGGGTCATGGCTCGGACAATCCGCTCCATATCTAGGTTGTTACCGGAAGCAAGCTGGGCATAAAGAGTAGCCATCTGCCCCAATTGCAAGAAATAAGTCGGAGCGCCACAGTCGTCTCTAGCGCCAATGAATTCTTCAGCGGGCATCCGGAGTAACTCGGCAACCTTGCCCAGAATCAATTTCTGGACTGGGTGATTGCGCTGCAAGTAATTCGACAACGGCCAGTTGCGTTGCTGACAAACCGCTAGCATCCCAGCATGTTTGCCAGAGCAGTTATATTCCAATGGGCTGCGCTTGCCTTCAGGAATCGGGCATTGTAGAGCCGATGGATCAATGTCACTGCGCCACAGGATATTAAAAGCCTGCCGCACCTGCTCAATCGTGCCCTTGTGCGAGCTACAAATAATCGC
This region of Trichocoleus desertorum NBK24 genomic DNA includes:
- a CDS encoding asparaginase, which gives rise to MTRGKRTQAAELEVRLLREGLVESSHHVQAVACDDRGRVLSVAGNAETATFVRSALKPFQALSITTTGTLERYNLTDRDLAIICSSHKGTIEQVRQAFNILWRSDIDPSALQCPIPEGKRSPLEYNCSGKHAGMLAVCQQRNWPLSNYLQRNHPVQKLILGKVAELLRMPAEEFIGARDDCGAPTYFLQLGQMATLYAQLASGNNLDMERIVRAMTHHPNMVAGEGEFDTEVMRLTQGELVSKSGAEGVQCIGRVGEGLGLAIKVVDGAKRAKYAAAIHILKQLGWVTPAIAEALTESFITLSAFKRLDVLGELSLI
- a CDS encoding YcjF family protein; translation: MTVLWRRPVLVGGVGLTFGLWFLETMAHSLAEVSGLVTLGAIAAGTGFWFLQKPSAQIAAISAPAAPVSRLQVDQSLAEVEDRIHRLQAEVATLEKVRPETIARIPILEAQLQALTPELERQELRVAVVGGQAVGKTSLVQVLQAQGLAAVSQPVAWQDLPALLAAEASTLDVDTIAEAQAADAVIFVVAGDLTESELQVVQQLSAANQRLLLVLNKQDQYLPTERSLVLRQLQTRTQDYLNSADVMAIAAVPNPLKVRQHQADGSVQEWMEQPQPDVNWLCERLQQLLTQERQQLVWATTWRSAIALKAEVQAVLNQVRRDRALPLIEQYQWIAAATAFANPVPALDLLATTAINAQLVLDLSAIYQQKFSLQQAQTIAKTMASLLLKLGLVELSTQAIGTVLKSHAITYVAGGGVQGASAAYLTRLAGLSLSEYFEEQSASISPESENPLSLDRLTQVLKSVFHQTQQRSFVQALVKQVTERFASFAPNPSPQSQPPLQLTAAIEPTLPLASIPLPNLQLASHELELVEENRTAVSLSSTSLESSSLLST
- a CDS encoding GTP-binding protein; amino-acid sequence: MSHPPSSQPNAPANFQSAPSSAPSARQESHFSRARASLREILSRHNQRLRQFKLPNNLELQAALQTELEGLSATLNKLDQGVIRIATFGLVSRGKSAVLNALLGQKVLQTGPLNGVTQWPRSVRWVPNVESKVQVELIDTPGLDEVQGQARAKMARDVARQADLILFVVSGDITRTEYQALCELRETQKPLLLVFNKIDLYPDRDRQAIYKNLQQLGANSRDSRRLQQLLSTDEIVMVAAEPAPLQVRVEWPDGRVTYEWESPPPQIEPLQDKLLTLLNREGRSLLALNALRQAREAETKIAQTTIELCSPEAEALIWKFTRYKAMAIALNPIAFLDLAGGVVADLTLIRELARLYGLPMTRYEAGKLWKTILLSSGSLLLSELGSGVLLGLGKSSVAIASGENPANFSAYAGVAVVQAAAAGYGAYAIGRAAQVYLEQGCTWGPQGPNTAIQDILSQIEPNTIVYRLRQEIGEFLG
- a CDS encoding GAF domain-containing hybrid sensor histidine kinase/response regulator, which encodes MPSFPASAVRRTLPGATFGQLYDLLQQMAAAIAPQTTVTVLTEAILASLPDLLKLEIARFVVVVSEPFSALLLAKTAEPQATSEYAAESVYELDLTFDPESIAEFLSQISNCFTSPSDVVGTLEQLCQRLRPNDAKIQSDFTLQLVERLAIAAQSPQTLDSNYPAVSVCQPVEEALRQQVEQERLLHQVITQVRQSLELSTILETAVQQVRPFLQADRLVIYQFDAHLASLNPNPNAPINSEHLQEHLQTLRPGYGCITYEACASANIPSVLHVAEEENCFVGIPNCQAKYCQGYTLAVNDVAATYVLSPCLLELLRRHQIVAKLVAPIVVQGQLWGLLIAHQCFAPREWQESEKTFLQRIAEHLAIAIDQAQLYAQLQQQKETLEERVIERTQELHDALAVAQSASRARNDFLATMSHELRTPLTCVIGMSATLLRWSFGHLSDRQRHYLQTIHDSGEHLLALINDILDLSQVEAGKATLNISEFSLTHLLNQSLQTLQDKAEFNGIELINEVNIAATGDRFTADQRRLKQVLLNLLSNAIKFTPEGGRVTLRAWLEAGKAVLQVEDTGIGIPEHQRPLLFQKFQQLDTSYQRKYEGTGLGLALTKQLVELHGGWIDVDSTVEIGSVFTVHLPAQVLPTSSAINPTNANHSNSQGRIVLIENHEESAMLICDLLTAAGYQVVWLVDGSTAVKQIEILHPVVVVADMQLPGMDGYEVMHYLRTSPTTQSLKILVLTTHCPDKADSHYLEAGADDCLEKPIEPEQLLYKVAALIDATNIAPTEAHTAENASIR
- the cobN gene encoding cobaltochelatase subunit CobN gives rise to the protein MEESEFQCKQFLELETIMHRLAATPGGWNPQAEGVIFIEQTPAPVVLLTAADTDIQTLAQALPQLPPGFPAIRVVNLLQLQQQLTIDTYAEDVLESAPVIVLRLLGGRSYWSYGFEVVKDIVQRTQATLIVLPGDDRPDPDLVSHSTAPLTAVNQLWRYFTEGGITNMVNALKFAVKIGLNQDYTPALPQPVPQIGLYPWRSHSLPPSSLILPPSSLPKAGLLFYRAHYLAGNTAPIDALCQALSDRGLAPMPIFVPSLRDPDLQTELLKYFQPPDAPPIQVLLNATSFSLAKLETETPNLELWQRLDVPVLQVILSGGTVKQWEAEYRGLSPRDTAMNVALPEVDGRIISRAVSFKAVQVRNPDLQTDVVGYQPVRDRIEFVTDLAAHWVALRQTPPAERRIALILANYPTRDGRLANGVGLDTPTSCVDILKALEQAGYQVADLPQSSEELIQRLTAGVTNDPEGYELRSVQQSLALPEYEEYFSALPASVQQGMRDRWGAPAVTYSEPSSEPNSENPNLPATAFPISGLQLGNVFVGIQPARGYDLDPTLNYHAPDLEPTHAYLAFYYWLRQHFQVQAIVHVGKHGNLEWLPGKSLALSENCYPEVAFGPLPHLYPFIVNDPGEGAQAKRRSQAVILDHLTPPMTRAELYGPLQQLERLIDEYYEAQSLDPTRLPVIRDRITHLVLQENLHQDLGIEFNAAQVQEQLAEFLTRADGYLCELKEAQIRDGLHIFGRCPEGRQLRDLIVAIARHPGSGHIGLTRALAKDWGLDLDPLMADLGSPFEWVAELPAIDSSLSPSDLKQELSTCRTLGDVVELLEQQAAFLVEQVMNGQAGDRLPPHTQAEINWIETVLLPKLQQTPQEITHLLRGLAGGYVPSGPSGAPTRGRPEVLPTGRNFYSVDIRAIPTESAWDVGRKAAAALIERYTQDNGEYPKTIGLSVWGTSTMRTGGDDIAEALALLGVQPIWEGPSRRMVDFEILPVSVLGRPRVDVTLRVSGFFRDAFPNLIDLFDQAVTAVAALPELPDQNPLAAQVQQETQRWQSAGLTPEQAEQRSHYRVFGSKPGAYGAGLQGLIEAQNWTDDQDLARAYINWSSYAYTRNGEGRAAPEAFEQRLQQMQVVLHNQDNREHDLLDSDDYYQFQGGLTAAVRSLTGKNPQTYFGDHSLPQNPKIRKLQEEIARVYRSRVVNPKWLEGVMRHGYKGAFEMAATLDYLFAYDATAHCVENHMYQGVANAYLLDEKVQAFVQEKNPWALRDMAERLLEAHQRGLWEQVKPETIDQLRAIAHEAEAAIENTLSAPNS